Proteins found in one Thalassomonas actiniarum genomic segment:
- a CDS encoding SymE family type I addiction module toxin, with amino-acid sequence MAKYHHTPEPVSAKVKYPIYRQLTVQETVCTTASKTRGIGINYVPVKLEPCVVLRGKWLHLAGFPVGQKLSIVVNQAELVITPKQTEPNPSVEN; translated from the coding sequence ATGGCTAAATATCATCATACGCCAGAGCCCGTCTCGGCAAAAGTAAAATATCCTATTTATCGGCAACTTACCGTGCAGGAAACGGTTTGCACCACAGCGTCGAAAACCCGCGGCATAGGGATTAACTATGTGCCCGTCAAGCTTGAGCCTTGTGTAGTGCTCAGGGGAAAATGGCTGCACTTGGCCGGTTTCCCTGTCGGGCAAAAGCTTAGTATTGTTGTCAATCAGGCAGAGCTGGTGATCACGCCTAAACAAACGGAGCCAAACCCGTCCGTTGAAAACTAA